The stretch of DNA TATCACGGTGAAGTACAGCTATGACCCTGTCGGACAGGTGATGACGGTTCAGCACCCTAACGGTAAGGAGACGAAGTATGCCTATGACCTACTTGGTCGCAAACTGATGGTGAACCATCCTGATGCTGGTGAAACGGATATGACCTATGATGCGGCGGGTAACCTCCTGACAAAGCTCACGGCAGAGCTTAGGAAGTCGATATCTGACAAGGGTTACATCTCTTACACTTACGACTTCGAGCGACTCCATGAGGTGCTTTATCCAGAAAACCTCTTTAATCGTGTTACTTATACCTATGGTAAGGCTGGCGATAAGTATAACCGTGCCGGTCGTCTTGCCCTTGTTGAGGATGCGAGTGGCGGTGAAGCCTATTACTATGGTCGTCAAGGTGAGGTGACGAAAACCGTCCGTACAGTCATGGCGAGTGTGGCGGATATCAGGACTTATGTCTATGGTGCTACGTATGATAGCTGGAACCGTGTGCAGACGATGACTTATCCTGATGGCGAGGTGGTTACCTACCATTACAATGCTGCCGGACAGGTTGAGCGTCTTACGAGCAATAAACAGGGACGTCAGAGCGTTATTGTTGACAGGATAGGTTACGACAAAGAGGGTCATACGGTCTATACGAAACTCGGTAACGGCACGGAGACTACCTATACCTACGACAAGCAGCGTGAACATCTGCAGGTGATGAACCTTACAGCGGACGGTCAGACTGTGATGGAGAACAGGTACCAGTATGATGCTGTGGATAATATCCTCGGTATTACGAATGCCGCCAACCCAACGTCGCTGACGAAACTCAACAAGGCGAAGCTGGGAGGAAGGAGTTCGCATACGTATGAGTATGATGAGCTGAACCGTCTTATTCATGCAAGTGGTAAGGCAAAGCGTGCTTCGTATGATATGGTGATGTCGTTTGGAAGGATGAGTGAACCGCTGACGAAGGTGCAGAAGGTGGACTCAACGACAACTGCCAAGTCTTATAACTTCGCTTATAAGTATGAGGACAGTAACCATCCGACGGCTCCAACGCAGATTGGTCATGATCATTACACGTATGATGCTAACGGTAATCCAACACTGGTAACGAACGATTCAACGAATACTACCCGTGAGATGTATTGGGATGAGGACAACCGCCTGATGGTCTTAAGCGATAACGGCAAGACGAGTCGTTACACTTACAACGCTGCTGGCGAACGCATCATGAAGAGTTACGGTACGATGGAAGGTGTGTATATCAATGGTGCACCACAGGGTATTACCTTCCACGAGACGGACAACTTCACGCTTTATCCTGCAAGTATCCTCTCTGTTAACAAGAATAGATTCACGAAGCATTACTTTATCGGTGACAAGCGAATCGCCAGCCGTATCGGTACAGGATTGTTTAACAACGTTTACGGACGCAACGGCTCATACGTAACGGCTGGTCAGCAGGACTATGCTGAACGTATGAATCAGATCCAGACACAGAAGGAAGCATACTATAAGAAGGTGGGTGTAGCTCCAGGTGTACCGACAGAGAAGGGTGCGTATGGTGATCCGGAGAACACTGGTGTTGGTTATAATGCTGTTCTCACAGAACTCGGTAACCATGATGTGCCACAGGGTTGGATTCAGACTCCACGCCCTAACACCACACCAAATACCAACCCCGGTCCACCTGTAAGCTGGAATGACCCAAGCAATCCTGATGACCCACAGGCTGGTTATGGCTACATTGCCAACGACACTACAAAAGAGGAAACCTTCTTCTATCACAGTGACCATTTGGGCTCAACGTCTTACATCACAGACGATAAAGCCAACATCACCCAGTATGATGCTTACCTGCCATATGGTGAACTCCTCGTTGACGAGCACAGCAGCAGTGAAGAGCTACCATATAAGTTCAATGGTAAACAGTTCGATGAGGAGACTGGCTTGTACTATTATGGTGCAAGGTATATGAATCCTATGGCAAGTCTATGGTATGGAGTGGATTCACGTATAGGAGAAATGCCATTTAGTAGTTCTTACTCTTATTGTGACAACCATCCCATTAATTTTATAGATAAAAAAGGTGATAAGAAACTTAATTGGATTATATTGACAAAAGGTGTTTCTCCACAGAATGATATTAGAAATAATTCTGCATATTTTAGAAACAATTATGATGATAATGTTGTAAATATATGGGCTCATGGACTAAAGGACCGTTCGAGAAAAGAATATCGTCAACAAGCATGGGGGATAGGAATATCTAAACTTAGTTCAGGAGAGCCATGGATGGATGTTGCTTCATTCTTATCTAAGGATGTTTCTTTATTTGCAAGGCGTATAGATATTGCCGATAAGGGATGGCGGAAAAGGAACAATGGTCATCCCATATTGGTCTTACATTGTTGTGCTTCATCTACCTTTGCACAAGAAATTTCTGCATCTAAAGAATTTAAAGGAGTTATCATTATTGCACCAGATGTAACAGTGAATTCAACAAAAGACAAAGGAGAATGGCTTAACTCTTTAGTTTACGGGAAACATTATGAGAAGAAACGTCCTGGACTATGGCATGTATATATGAATGGATCCCCTCTTAAAGACGCAGCTGGGAAAAAAATTACATATGGCCCAAATGCGCAACCAGGTATAAAAGGATTTGATTATAGACTCAATAAAAAAAAGAAATAAATTATGAATAAATTAAGTAATCTCTTATTTATAGTATTTTGTTTTATATTTGTAGGTTGTACTTGTAATGATAAACAATCAAAAACAAAAGAATATAATGTGTTACAACAGAAAATATATGCTACAGAGGTTTCAAAAGAGGAGCTTGATATTCCGATGATGGCAACTGCTACATATAGCAACGGGACACATTTTTATGGGGCAGATAAGATATATTATGAACTATCAGAAGGAGAGTTGACAAAAATTAGAAGTATTTTAAACAAGCAATTACCAAAGATAATACCAGTCAATACAATACAATTGGATCTAAATAATTATTTCAAACAATACCTTGCATATACGTATCGGGGGCGTATTTATGTATTAGTTAATCTTTATAAGTACTATTATATATACTATTCAACAAACCCTAACAAGGGCGTATTCTCTCCTGCGAAAGGTCTACACATAATCTCTTTAAAACATGAACAGAATAGAAGTAAATATGACAATCTAATGATTCTTTTAAATTTATCTAAAAGTCGTATTTTAAGGATAGAGACTATTTAACATCCCTCATAGACACTCTGTAAATGAAACGTACCGTTTCATTGCCTAAAAAATCAAGGGATATTAGTTAATGGAAACCTATACCTACGACAAGCAGCGTGAACGTCTGCAGGTGATGAACCTTACAGCGGATGGTCAGACTGTGATGGAAAACAGGTATCGTTATGATGCTGTGGATAATATCCTCGGTATTACGAATGCTGCCAACCCAACGTCGCTTACGAAACTCAACAAGGCGAAGCTGGGAGGAAGGAGTTCGCATACGTATGAGTATGATGAGTTGAACCGCCTTATTCATGCAAATGGTAAAGCAAAGCGTGCATCGTATGATATGGTGATGTCGTTCGGACGGATGAGTGAACCGCTGACAAAGGTGCAGAAGGTGGACTCAACGACAACTGCCAAGTCTTATAACTTCGCTTATAAGTATGAGGACAGTAACCATCCGACGGCTCCAACGCAGATTGGTCACGATCATTATACCTATGATGCTAACGGTAATCCAACACTGGTAACGAACGATTCGGCGAATACTACCCGTGAGATGTACTGGGACGAGGACAACCGACTGATGGTCTTAAGCGATAACGGCAAGACGAGTCGATATACGTATAATGCTGCCGGTGAGCGCATCATGAAGAGTTACGGTACGATGGAGGGTGTGTATATCAATGGTGCACCACAGGGTATCACATTCCACGAGACGGACAACTTTACGCTTTATCCGGCAAGTATCCTCTCTGTTAACAAGAATCGCTTCACAAAGCATTACTTCATTGGTGACAAACGAATCGCCAGCCGTATCGGTACAGGATTGTTCAACAACGTTTACGGACGTAACGGCTCATACGTAACGGCTGGTCAGCAGGACTATGCAGAGCGTATGAATCAGATTCAGACACAGAAGGAGGCATACTATAAGAAGGTGGGTGTAGCCCCTGGTGTACCGACAGAGAAGGGTGCGTATGGTGACCCGGAGAATACAAAACGAGGATATAACTCTATCATTGACACACTCGGCAACCACGATGTGCCACAGGGTTGGATTCAGACTCCACGCCCCAACACCACACCGAATACCAACCCCGGTCCACCTGTAAGCTGGAATGACCCGAGCAACCCTGATGACCCACAGGCTGGTTATGGTTACATTCCAAACGACACTACGAAAGAGGAAACCTTCTTCTATCACAGTGACCACCTCGGCTCAACGTCTTACATCACGGACGACCACGCCAATATCACCCAGTATGATGCATATCTTCCATACGGTGAACTGTTAGTTGATGAGCACAGCAGCAGTGAAGACCTACCGTACAAGTTCAACGGCAAACAGTTCGATGAAGAAACTGGCTTGTACTATTATGGTGCAAGATACATGGATCCCAAAATTTCCATGTGGTTAGGGGTAGATCCGCTAATGGAGAAATACCCGAATGTTACAGGGTATTGTTATACGATGGATAATCCTATAAAGTTTATAGATCCTAATGGTAAGGAAACATATGTGATTAAAAACAAAACAGGTACTTATACTGTTGTTGGCGGTATTCTCAACAATAATAGAGGAATCTATATTGCCTCAAAAGATAAATCTGGAAAATATACGATTAAAGGAGAAATGATAGGGATTTCTACTTCTACCACAACTTTTTATAATACCGATGCCAATAAAGGTAAAGGGGGGTGGGCTATAGGTGCTCAAATTAATCCCAATGATAAAAGCGGTATAAATTTCCTTAATAAGATTGTAAGTTCTAATGTAACATTAGGCGATTACATGAATAATGCGCGAACAAATCATCCATATGACTTTAAGGTGACTAATGGAGGGGATAAAGTTATAAGTAACACTCAAACCTACATATATAGAGGAGTGCCAATAGGAAAAGATGGTTTCGGGTATATCTTATATTCATCCGGACGTGATATTGGCAATATGGCTGCTGGTATTGTTGCTGCAAAAAATGGTATTCCATGGAGTATCGCTAGAGCTGCGTTTGATGCTTACCAAACAAAAAATAATATGGATAAGCACGGGTATTCTCTTGACAATATAAATGTAGAGGGAAAGTCTACGCGAAATGCAGAATATTACGGATGGTCGCAGATTTACAAATACTCAAATACTAAATCTAAAGCATCAAATCTTTGGAATAGTATTAAAAGATTCTTTTCTAAATAAAAATGAAGTACATAATTATATATGCATTCGTTTTACTTCTTGTTATTTCCTGTACAAACAAAAAGATAAAAAAGCGATATTATTGTGATATGAATAATATTTATATATCCGTTTCCGAGGGTGATAAGTATGATAGTCTCATCATTGGGGATACAGATTCTATCATTATTCGCAAAACCAATGGTTATTATGGAGAGATCCTGCTCTATTTTATTACCGGAACAGATACAATTTATGTAGATAACTTATATAAGAACATTTACAGGATACACCCACATTCCTTCTCTTATAAAACGATACGAAGAGATGGGGCTTTTAATGTGTTGGATTCTTTCCCCATGAAAGGGAGGAATATCGGTATTGTGGGTAACGGGGCTGAGTATTATTCTTTCTCGGCAGAAAAGAATGGTCGATACGTAAAAGATTTAGAGATTATCAAGTAAATTATTATCTTTGTAGTTGTAAAAAAGAATAAATTAACAGCTATATTTGATTAATCATATTTATGCAGATTGAAGAAATCCCCTTCGGCTACGCCTCATGCTACGCCACAGACAAAGAATGCGCGAAAGCAGTACACTGCCTTCGCCGCCAAGTTGCCCGACTATATCAGTTGCAACCCGAACCGCCGACAACGAACTATTGCGTAACGCCCGCCTACGTAGCACAAGTAGCGAAAGGCGAAGCGTGCCGCGAGTTTCGCAGTGACGCCCCCATGCGATACGCCCGAGGCATGCGCCGACTGTTCGACCATATCCCCAAAGCGCAGTACCACAGCGTGCGCTACGATGTAATGAACGTGTTCAGCAGCGAGCGCGCTTTCTATTACGCCCAAAAGGGAGACCAGCTCATTTCGCCCGAGCAGCAGGCAGAAATAACAACAATATTCAATGAATACGAACTCCCCGCCCCGCAATTCGACAGCTACGAACAGCGCCCCGACTGGGAACAATGAATCGATATAACGCGCACATTTACAACATGTTCAAGGCGGACAACACCGAACGAATGAATCGATACAACGCACTAAATCATTTCGCAATAGTACTGCAGAGATTCTGCACCCGCGTTGCAGTCTCACTGCAGAAGCCTTGCAGAAACACTGCAGCACGCATGCAGTAACACTGCAAGGCCTTTGCAGAAGAACTGCAAGACGTATGCAGTAATCGTGCAAACTAAGTAAATTAAAATTCTTCGATAATATAACAATGAACAATACGAGTACACGGAACAACCTCAACTACGCATCTACGGCAGACAGGGCGAAGTTGTTAAGACTGTCCGAACGGTCATGGCGAGCGTGGCGGACATCAGGACTTATGTCTATGGTGCTACGTATGACAGTTGGAATCGTGTGCAGACAATGACTTATCCTGACGGTGAAGTGGTGACTTATCACTACAATGCTGCAGGACAGGTGGAGAGCATGACGAGCAATAAACAGGGACGTCAGAGCGTTATTGTTGACAGGATAGGTTACGACAAGGAGGGTCATACGGTCTATACGAAGCTCGGTAATGGCACGGAGACAACCTATACATATGATAAGCAGCGTGAACGTCTGCAGGTGATGAACCTTACAGCGGACGGTCAGACTGTGATGGAGAACAGGTATCGTTATGATGCTGTGGATAATATCCTCGGTATTACGAATGCTACCGACCCAACGTCGCTTACAAAACTCAATAGGGCGAAGTTAGGAGGAAGGAGTTCGCATACGTATGAGTATGACGAACTAAACCGCCTTATCCACGCAAGCGGTAAGGCTAAGCGTGCATCGTATGATATGGTGATGTCGTTCGGACGGATGAGTGAACCGCTGACCAAGGTACAGAAGGTAGATTCAACGACAACTGCTAAGTCTTATAACTTCGCTTATAAATATGAGGATAGCAATCATCCGACGGCTCCAACACAGATTGGTCACGACCATTACACGTATGATGCCAACGGTAATCCTACACTGGTAACAAATGACTCTACGAACACTACTCGAGAGATGTACTGGGATGAAGACAACCGTCTGATGGTCTTAAGCGATAACGGCAAGACAAGCCGTTACACTTACAACGCTGCCGGCGAACGCATCATGAAGAGTTACGGTACGATGGAGGGTGTGTATATCAATGGTGCACCACAAGGCATCACATTGACAGATGTCGACTTCAGGCTGCACCAAGACAAAATGAGCAAGCTCTTTTGTGCTTGGTTTGCAC from Prevotella scopos JCM 17725 encodes:
- a CDS encoding RHS repeat-associated core domain-containing protein; protein product: MENRYRYDAVDNILGITNAANPTSLTKLNKAKLGGRSSHTYEYDELNRLIHANGKAKRASYDMVMSFGRMSEPLTKVQKVDSTTTAKSYNFAYKYEDSNHPTAPTQIGHDHYTYDANGNPTLVTNDSANTTREMYWDEDNRLMVLSDNGKTSRYTYNAAGERIMKSYGTMEGVYINGAPQGITFHETDNFTLYPASILSVNKNRFTKHYFIGDKRIASRIGTGLFNNVYGRNGSYVTAGQQDYAERMNQIQTQKEAYYKKVGVAPGVPTEKGAYGDPENTKRGYNSIIDTLGNHDVPQGWIQTPRPNTTPNTNPGPPVSWNDPSNPDDPQAGYGYIPNDTTKEETFFYHSDHLGSTSYITDDHANITQYDAYLPYGELLVDEHSSSEDLPYKFNGKQFDEETGLYYYGARYMDPKISMWLGVDPLMEKYPNVTGYCYTMDNPIKFIDPNGKETYVIKNKTGTYTVVGGILNNNRGIYIASKDKSGKYTIKGEMIGISTSTTTFYNTDANKGKGGWAIGAQINPNDKSGINFLNKIVSSNVTLGDYMNNARTNHPYDFKVTNGGDKVISNTQTYIYRGVPIGKDGFGYILYSSGRDIGNMAAGIVAAKNGIPWSIARAAFDAYQTKNNMDKHGYSLDNINVEGKSTRNAEYYGWSQIYKYSNTKSKASNLWNSIKRFFSK
- a CDS encoding DUF6078 family protein, which encodes MQIEEIPFGYASCYATDKECAKAVHCLRRQVARLYQLQPEPPTTNYCVTPAYVAQVAKGEACREFRSDAPMRYARGMRRLFDHIPKAQYHSVRYDVMNVFSSERAFYYAQKGDQLISPEQQAEITTIFNEYELPAPQFDSYEQRPDWEQ